Proteins from a single region of Campylobacter sp. RM16704:
- a CDS encoding glutathione-regulated potassium-efflux system protein KefB, whose amino-acid sequence MDAFLNIFLIAVAFAVVLNVILKKFGIPTIIGYIATGLFVREFYGFGTNEIIIHVAEFGIVFLMFTIGLEFSFKHLLAMKKEVFLNGSLQMLTCGLVCTLLVTYILGVASHIAMIAGFALALSSTAIVLKILNDSGDINEEYGRKALGILLFQDIAVIPLLLMIDIFSSQNADISKLLFTTIISAIILLVLLYFIGKYLFTYILKFIVKTNANEIFIATILFTVIGASFLAHTFGFSYSLGAFIAGALIAETKYKHKIEADLIPFRDLLLGFFFISVGLQIDFHIVFENWFLIFVFVGLILIVKFVVIYGLLNLYTRKRVALKTALSISQIGEFALAVFSLMQVNSLLDEKTAQIFIIVSIITMVATPFILNNLRKIANAAEGEQNEMAKFYLCDQKMKDHFIIFGYARLGQEVVQKIKKTGIPYLVLESDLNLVELGRSRNENVFFANVAQVETLKIANIEECSVAIITINNEAKLDMLYQILSNLKKPIQTVLKISGTGAKIIFPHTDKYLHIIDAEASIARNLVQEALQCRINTSAAE is encoded by the coding sequence GTGGATGCTTTTTTAAATATTTTTTTAATAGCGGTGGCTTTTGCTGTAGTCTTAAATGTAATATTAAAGAAATTTGGAATTCCAACAATTATAGGCTATATAGCTACAGGATTATTTGTACGTGAATTTTATGGTTTTGGAACAAATGAAATAATCATACATGTGGCTGAATTTGGCATAGTTTTTTTGATGTTTACCATTGGACTTGAGTTTTCATTTAAACATCTTTTAGCTATGAAAAAAGAAGTATTTTTAAATGGAAGTCTACAAATGCTAACATGCGGTTTGGTTTGTACTTTATTGGTTACTTATATTTTGGGTGTAGCAAGTCATATTGCCATGATAGCAGGTTTTGCCCTAGCTTTATCTTCTACTGCTATTGTATTAAAAATTTTAAATGATAGTGGAGATATTAACGAAGAATATGGTAGAAAAGCCTTAGGAATTCTACTTTTTCAAGATATAGCTGTAATACCATTGTTATTAATGATTGATATTTTTAGTTCGCAAAATGCAGATATTTCTAAACTTTTATTTACCACTATAATTAGTGCTATTATTTTACTTGTTTTGCTTTATTTTATAGGAAAATATCTTTTTACTTATATTTTAAAATTTATCGTTAAAACTAATGCTAATGAAATTTTTATAGCAACTATACTTTTTACTGTTATTGGTGCAAGTTTTTTAGCACATACTTTTGGTTTTTCTTATTCCCTTGGAGCTTTTATTGCTGGAGCTTTGATTGCTGAAACTAAATATAAACACAAAATTGAAGCAGATTTAATTCCTTTTAGAGATCTACTTTTAGGTTTTTTCTTTATAAGTGTTGGTCTGCAAATTGACTTTCATATAGTATTTGAAAATTGGTTTTTGATTTTTGTATTTGTGGGTTTAATTTTGATTGTAAAATTCGTAGTTATTTATGGTCTTTTAAATCTTTATACAAGAAAAAGAGTAGCTTTAAAGACCGCTTTAAGTATTTCTCAAATTGGAGAATTTGCTTTAGCTGTATTTTCACTTATGCAAGTAAATTCACTTTTAGATGAAAAAACAGCACAAATTTTTATCATTGTTTCTATTATAACTATGGTTGCTACACCTTTTATTTTAAATAATCTTAGAAAGATAGCAAATGCTGCCGAAGGTGAGCAAAATGAAATGGCAAAATTTTATCTTTGTGATCAAAAAATGAAAGATCATTTTATCATCTTTGGCTATGCAAGATTAGGACAAGAGGTGGTTCAAAAAATTAAAAAGACTGGAATTCCATATTTAGTCTTGGAGAGTGATTTAAATTTGGTTGAACTTGGTCGTAGTAGAAATGAAAATGTATTTTTTGCAAATGTTGCACAAGTAGAAACTTTAAAAATAGCTAATATAGAGGAATGTTCAGTTGCCATTATTACCATAAATAATGAAGCTAAACTTGATATGCTTTATCAAATTCTTTCAAATTTAAAAAAACCTATACAGACAGTTTTAAAGATAAGTGGAACAGGGGCTAAAATTATTTTTCCACATACTGATAAATATTTACATATTATAGATGCAGAGGCTTCTATAGCTAGAAATTTAGTTCAAGAGGCTTTACAATGTAGAATTAACACGAGTGCAGCAGAATGA
- a CDS encoding menaquinone biosynthesis decarboxylase: MQKFIDLLEKNNLLKIINEPVDVDLEMAHLAYIEVKKEDSKALLFTNAVKNGKKYDYPVLLNTFCNEKALNLAFGRDYEDVAKEISSLLKMHIPQSFGAKLNFFKTLLDLKNIPPKRIKKDGEFGYKSLNSLYEMPILKTWEKDVAPFITMGQVYTQSLDGKQNNLGMYRLQVIDEKTLLMHWQIHKDASHFFHEYKKANQKMPVSIAIGGDPLYIWCAQAPLPKGIFELLLYGFIKKKPAILAKCKSNHLYVPYDSDFVIEGFVNPNEFAPEGPFGDHTGFYTPVELCPILKVEKIFAKKNAIYQATVVGKPPLEDKYMGLGTERVFLPLLQTNAPDLLDYSMPENGVFHNLILAKIEAKYPAHAKQVMHTFWGAGQMSFVKHAIFVDENAPCLQDYNKLIPYVLNRFDEKKLLISEGICDQLDHASSTYCYGGKAGLDACGDEKKVELEILSDEALFSLFKEKEQSILNLKQFYTQTFAPICVILINKKEKITQIFEKLQAYKKHFRILVFLDTDAILENPYMLIWRVVNNIDAKRDIFIKKDCLAIDATNKGLLEDYHKEWPLMTNCSKEVIDRLIARNLLTNDEKLFKKFEIF; this comes from the coding sequence ATGCAAAAATTCATAGATCTTTTAGAAAAAAATAATTTATTAAAAATCATCAATGAACCTGTTGATGTTGATCTTGAAATGGCACATTTAGCTTATATAGAAGTTAAAAAAGAAGACTCTAAAGCCTTGCTTTTTACTAATGCGGTAAAAAATGGTAAAAAATATGATTATCCTGTACTTTTAAATACTTTTTGCAATGAAAAGGCTTTAAATTTGGCATTTGGAAGAGATTATGAGGATGTAGCTAAAGAAATTAGTTCTTTACTTAAAATGCATATACCACAAAGCTTTGGAGCAAAATTAAATTTTTTCAAAACCTTGCTTGATTTAAAAAATATTCCACCAAAACGCATTAAAAAAGATGGAGAATTTGGCTATAAAAGTTTAAATTCTTTATATGAAATGCCTATTTTAAAAACTTGGGAAAAAGATGTCGCACCTTTTATTACTATGGGGCAAGTTTATACTCAAAGTTTAGATGGTAAGCAAAATAATCTTGGTATGTATCGTTTGCAAGTAATTGATGAAAAAACCTTACTTATGCATTGGCAAATTCATAAAGATGCAAGCCATTTTTTCCATGAGTATAAAAAAGCAAATCAAAAAATGCCAGTAAGTATTGCCATAGGTGGAGATCCTTTATATATTTGGTGTGCTCAAGCACCTTTACCAAAAGGAATTTTTGAACTTTTACTTTATGGTTTTATCAAGAAAAAACCTGCTATCTTAGCAAAATGCAAAAGCAATCATCTTTATGTGCCTTATGATAGTGATTTTGTAATTGAGGGCTTTGTAAATCCAAATGAATTCGCACCAGAGGGTCCTTTTGGAGATCATACGGGTTTTTACACTCCAGTTGAACTTTGTCCTATCTTAAAAGTAGAGAAAATCTTTGCTAAAAAAAATGCGATTTATCAAGCTACAGTCGTAGGAAAGCCACCTTTAGAAGATAAATACATGGGGCTTGGTACAGAAAGAGTTTTTTTACCTTTACTTCAAACTAATGCTCCTGATTTGTTAGATTATAGTATGCCTGAAAATGGGGTTTTTCATAATTTAATCTTAGCTAAAATAGAAGCAAAATACCCAGCTCATGCAAAACAAGTAATGCATACTTTTTGGGGTGCAGGGCAAATGAGTTTTGTAAAACATGCTATTTTTGTTGATGAAAACGCACCTTGTTTGCAAGATTATAACAAACTCATACCTTATGTACTCAACCGCTTTGATGAAAAAAAATTGCTTATTAGCGAAGGAATATGTGATCAACTCGATCATGCTTCAAGTACTTATTGTTATGGTGGTAAAGCAGGGCTTGATGCGTGTGGAGATGAGAAAAAAGTCGAACTTGAAATTCTAAGCGATGAGGCTTTATTTTCGCTTTTCAAAGAAAAAGAACAAAGTATTTTAAATTTAAAGCAATTTTATACTCAAACTTTTGCTCCAATTTGCGTAATTTTAATTAATAAAAAAGAAAAAATTACTCAAATTTTTGAAAAACTACAAGCTTATAAAAAACATTTTAGAATTTTAGTTTTCTTAGATACAGATGCTATTTTGGAAAATCCTTATATGTTAATTTGGCGTGTGGTAAATAATATCGATGCAAAAAGAGATATATTTATCAAAAAAGACTGCCTTGCAATTGATGCGACAAATAAAGGATTATTAGAAGATTATCATAAAGAATGGCCTTTAATGACAAATTGTTCTAAAGAAGTTATAGATAGACTTATTGCAAGAAATTTACTTACAAATGATGAAAAATTATTCAAAAAGTTTGAAATTTTTTAA
- a CDS encoding proline--tRNA ligase, whose protein sequence is MMKFSKFYAISTKENPKDATLPSHVFLVKGAFVEQIGSGLYNFLPLGKRVLDKIKNIIKEEMDQAGALEVNLSFNTPAELWKESGRFNIFGKELLRFKDRKENDFVLGPTHEEAMVALIRNKITSYKQLPLHLYQIGLKFRDEARPRFGLLRCREFVMKDGYSFHVNEEDLDREFNLMYKTYSKILKRLGFEFRAVEADSGAIGGSGSKEFMVLAKNGEDDILLCEHCDYAANIEAAKRAKKICKDERPEADFATQFYTPNIKTIDELADFFKINPYYTIKAIAKKAIYENEEKIVVFFVRGDDELQEVKALNAANALELVDASEEELEKVGLISGFIGFVGLNNVDFYIDYELENETNMIIGSNKKDYHLVGINVVNLNKERFKDLCAVKEGDLCPKCQHKLKQSKGIEVGHIFKLGNKYSKAMNASYLDENGKTQFFTMGCYGMGVSRLVAVAIEASHDEKGCIWNKTLAPFVLDIIVSNIKDPKAMEFAEQIYTHFKDKEVLFDDRNERFGIKINDFELMGFPYALVIGKGLENNEVELIHRNTLEKQVLKTQEVISHLEKIL, encoded by the coding sequence ATCATGAAATTTAGTAAATTTTATGCCATAAGTACAAAAGAAAATCCAAAAGATGCCACATTACCAAGTCATGTTTTTTTAGTTAAAGGTGCTTTTGTTGAGCAAATTGGTAGTGGATTGTATAATTTTTTGCCTTTAGGAAAACGTGTTTTAGATAAAATCAAAAATATTATTAAAGAAGAAATGGATCAAGCAGGGGCTTTAGAAGTAAATCTAAGCTTTAATACTCCAGCTGAACTTTGGAAAGAAAGCGGGAGGTTTAATATTTTTGGCAAGGAACTTTTGCGTTTTAAAGACAGAAAAGAAAATGATTTTGTTTTAGGGCCAACGCATGAAGAAGCTATGGTGGCTTTGATAAGAAATAAAATTACTTCCTATAAGCAATTACCATTGCATTTATATCAAATAGGACTTAAATTTAGAGATGAAGCTAGACCTAGATTTGGGCTTTTAAGATGTAGAGAATTTGTAATGAAAGATGGTTATAGTTTTCATGTAAATGAAGAGGATTTAGATAGAGAATTTAATTTAATGTATAAAACTTATAGCAAAATTCTTAAAAGATTAGGATTTGAATTTAGGGCTGTTGAAGCTGATAGTGGGGCTATTGGTGGTAGTGGTTCAAAAGAATTTATGGTTTTGGCTAAAAATGGTGAAGATGATATATTACTATGTGAGCATTGTGATTATGCTGCAAATATTGAAGCAGCAAAAAGAGCTAAAAAAATTTGTAAAGATGAAAGACCGGAAGCTGATTTTGCAACACAATTTTATACCCCAAATATAAAAACTATTGATGAATTAGCAGATTTTTTTAAAATCAATCCTTATTATACTATTAAAGCTATTGCTAAAAAAGCTATTTATGAAAATGAAGAAAAAATTGTGGTATTTTTTGTGCGTGGCGATGATGAATTACAAGAAGTTAAAGCATTAAATGCAGCAAATGCATTAGAGTTAGTCGATGCAAGCGAGGAAGAATTAGAAAAAGTAGGTTTAATATCAGGATTTATCGGCTTTGTAGGATTAAATAATGTGGATTTTTACATAGATTATGAGCTTGAAAATGAAACAAATATGATTATTGGATCTAATAAAAAAGATTATCATTTAGTTGGAATCAATGTAGTAAATTTAAATAAAGAACGCTTTAAAGATTTATGTGCGGTTAAAGAGGGTGATCTTTGTCCAAAATGTCAGCACAAGCTTAAACAAAGCAAAGGAATAGAAGTAGGGCATATTTTCAAACTTGGAAACAAATACTCAAAAGCAATGAATGCAAGTTATTTAGATGAAAATGGCAAAACTCAATTTTTCACTATGGGTTGCTATGGTATGGGCGTGAGCCGTTTGGTAGCTGTTGCTATAGAAGCAAGTCATGATGAAAAAGGTTGTATTTGGAATAAAACTCTAGCTCCTTTTGTTTTAGATATTATTGTTTCTAATATAAAAGATCCAAAAGCTATGGAGTTTGCTGAGCAAATTTATACTCATTTTAAAGATAAAGAGGTTTTATTTGATGATAGAAATGAGCGTTTTGGAATTAAAATAAATGATTTTGAACTTATGGGCTTTCCTTATGCTTTAGTTATAGGTAAGGGTTTGGAAAATAATGAAGTAGAGTTAATTCATAGAAATACCTTAGAAAAACAAGTTTTAAAAACCCAAGAAGTAATTTCACACTTAGAGAAAATTCTATGA
- a CDS encoding FxsA family protein, with protein MIARVNISAFLILELIVSILFIAFFGFLNFFMIVFASMFLGAVFLAKTWTNLITMQNTNTNLFGMIKLFSLTIVGILLLIPGILSTLLGILLLFFMMALKLFTKQKRKYYHQTNNEEIIDVEIIQEHKKCN; from the coding sequence ATGATAGCAAGAGTAAATATAAGTGCATTTTTGATTTTAGAATTAATTGTTAGTATTTTATTTATAGCCTTTTTTGGTTTTTTAAATTTTTTTATGATAGTTTTTGCAAGTATGTTCTTAGGTGCTGTTTTTTTAGCTAAAACATGGACAAATCTTATTACTATGCAAAATACCAATACTAATTTATTTGGTATGATTAAATTATTTTCTTTAACTATAGTAGGGATTTTACTCTTAATACCAGGAATTTTAAGTACACTTTTAGGGATTTTACTTTTATTTTTTATGATGGCACTAAAACTTTTTACAAAACAAAAAAGAAAATATTATCATCAAACAAATAATGAAGAAATTATAGATGTAGAAATCATACAGGAGCATAAAAAATGCAATTAA
- a CDS encoding HAD family hydrolase, with protein MINIIFDMDGTLIDSANAIVCAVNEIRADLNLEPLKRDFILNTINTPGQNYAKIFYGVDTYSHTSFKEGYEKYFIKHYDQSVMLFDGVLDVLKFCKKNNCYLAIATNAPQESLVPILKKQNILSYFDKILGVSYGIEAKPDPMMLRLITDEAKYEKSIFIGDSLKDRLCAKNAKMDYIHVSWHKEIKDLDEANDKTTLIEKIQTYIKG; from the coding sequence TTGATAAATATAATTTTTGATATGGATGGAACTTTAATAGATAGTGCCAATGCTATTGTATGTGCAGTAAATGAAATAAGAGCTGATTTAAATTTAGAGCCTTTAAAAAGAGATTTTATTTTAAATACTATAAATACTCCAGGACAAAACTATGCTAAAATTTTTTATGGTGTTGATACTTATTCACATACTAGTTTTAAAGAAGGTTATGAGAAGTATTTTATTAAGCATTATGATCAAAGTGTAATGCTTTTTGATGGTGTGCTTGATGTTTTGAAATTTTGTAAAAAAAATAATTGTTATCTAGCTATAGCGACTAATGCACCTCAAGAAAGCTTAGTGCCTATTTTAAAAAAACAAAACATTCTTTCGTATTTTGATAAAATACTAGGTGTTAGTTATGGTATAGAGGCTAAGCCTGATCCTATGATGTTAAGATTAATCACAGATGAAGCAAAATATGAAAAAAGTATTTTTATAGGTGACAGTTTAAAAGATAGACTTTGTGCTAAAAATGCTAAGATGGATTATATACATGTTTCTTGGCATAAAGAAATCAAAGATTTAGATGAAGCTAATGATAAAACTACTTTAATAGAAAAAATTCAAACTTACATAAAAGGTTAA
- the hemC gene encoding hydroxymethylbilane synthase, whose protein sequence is MQLIIATRKSQLALWQSEHIKNKLLQTHSGLEISLEGFKTKGDVLLDSPLAKIGGKGLFTKELEESMLRGNSHLAVHSLKDVPSFFPKGLVLAAISKREVVNDAFLSEYYESLNALPKGARVGTTSLRRKMQLLILRPDLNIISLRGNINSRLEKLKAKEFDAIILALAGIKRLGLDKEIKYIKAFELDEMIPAASQGALGIESINNNQILKYLECLNDENAFIETSIERDFIKTLEGGCQVPIGINAKIIDEKIEIRAIVGLPDASKILKEKRVIDKQDYINAGEFLANQMIAKGAKEILKEAESMI, encoded by the coding sequence ATGCAATTAATTATCGCAACAAGAAAAAGCCAACTTGCATTATGGCAAAGTGAACATATAAAAAATAAACTATTACAAACACATTCTGGATTAGAAATTTCATTAGAGGGTTTTAAAACTAAAGGCGATGTTTTACTTGATTCACCTTTAGCTAAAATAGGTGGAAAAGGACTTTTCACAAAAGAGCTTGAAGAAAGTATGTTAAGAGGTAATTCGCATTTAGCTGTGCATAGCTTAAAAGATGTACCTAGTTTTTTTCCAAAAGGTTTGGTTTTGGCTGCTATTTCAAAAAGAGAAGTGGTAAATGATGCTTTTTTAAGTGAATATTATGAAAGCTTAAATGCCCTTCCAAAGGGAGCAAGGGTTGGTACCACAAGTCTTAGAAGAAAAATGCAACTTTTAATATTAAGACCTGATTTGAATATTATTTCGTTAAGAGGTAACATTAATTCGCGTTTGGAAAAATTAAAAGCTAAAGAATTTGATGCTATCATTTTAGCTCTAGCTGGTATTAAACGCTTAGGCTTAGATAAAGAAATAAAATATATTAAAGCTTTTGAACTTGATGAAATGATACCAGCTGCTTCTCAAGGTGCTTTAGGTATAGAAAGTATAAATAATAATCAAATTTTAAAATATTTAGAATGCTTAAACGATGAAAATGCTTTTATAGAGACAAGCATAGAAAGAGATTTTATTAAAACTTTAGAAGGTGGTTGTCAAGTACCTATAGGTATTAACGCAAAAATCATTGATGAAAAAATAGAAATTCGTGCCATAGTAGGCTTGCCTGATGCAAGTAAAATTTTAAAAGAAAAAAGAGTGATTGATAAGCAAGATTACATAAATGCAGGCGAGTTTTTAGCTAATCAAATGATAGCAAAAGGTGCAAAAGAAATTTTAAAAGAAGCAGAGAGTATGATATAA
- a CDS encoding DUF2018 family protein — protein sequence MDIFDEMFSKSPKEKFIETIKYANLSALENVMEKLLADHITMIELLEKNNLNETDVAQFQMENSLLIDDRKNDFYIGLSAEILGHEG from the coding sequence ATGGATATTTTTGATGAAATGTTTTCAAAAAGCCCTAAAGAAAAATTTATTGAAACAATAAAATATGCAAATTTAAGTGCATTAGAAAACGTAATGGAAAAATTACTAGCTGATCATATTACTATGATAGAGCTTTTAGAAAAAAATAATTTGAATGAAACCGATGTAGCACAATTTCAAATGGAAAATTCGCTCTTGATAGATGATAGAAAAAATGATTTTTATATAGGCTTAAGTGCTGAAATTCTAGGACATGAGGGTTAG
- a CDS encoding polyprenyl synthetase family protein, protein MQKIDQYMHEFLSELNYKPILTMSSKLQGGKKLRSKLLLKIAGKSDISYKICAIIELIHAASLLHDDVIDEAKLRRGAQSINAEFGAKNAIMLGDILYSKAFYELSLIDLKLAKIISNAVVMLSVGELMDVNLSTTFNTDKNAYLKMIYNKTAVLIEASAKCGAILANLNEDDFANYGKNLGLAFQIVDDLLDIKSDEQTLGKPAMNDFKEGKTTLAYIYLYEKLNIQEKEKLKNYHKKELNINEINWIKSKMEEYKIFEQINMDLNIYTNEALNAILKYKMEDLEDIVKSMIEREF, encoded by the coding sequence GTGCAAAAAATTGATCAGTATATGCATGAATTTTTATCTGAATTAAATTATAAACCTATTTTAACAATGAGTTCAAAACTTCAAGGTGGTAAAAAGCTACGCTCAAAACTGCTATTAAAAATAGCAGGTAAAAGTGATATTAGCTATAAAATTTGTGCCATTATAGAGTTAATTCATGCTGCAAGCTTATTACACGATGATGTGATTGATGAAGCAAAATTAAGAAGAGGGGCACAATCTATCAATGCCGAATTTGGTGCAAAAAATGCTATTATGTTGGGAGATATTTTATATTCAAAAGCATTTTATGAGCTTTCTTTGATAGATTTAAAATTAGCAAAAATTATTTCAAATGCAGTAGTAATGCTTTCTGTAGGTGAATTAATGGATGTAAATTTAAGTACGACTTTTAATACTGATAAAAATGCTTATTTAAAAATGATATATAATAAAACCGCAGTTTTGATTGAAGCAAGTGCAAAATGTGGAGCTATACTTGCAAATTTAAACGAAGATGATTTTGCAAATTATGGTAAAAATTTAGGTTTAGCTTTTCAAATAGTAGATGATCTCTTAGATATAAAAAGTGATGAACAAACTTTAGGTAAACCTGCTATGAATGATTTTAAAGAAGGTAAAACTACACTTGCTTATATATATTTATATGAAAAATTAAATATTCAAGAAAAAGAAAAACTAAAAAATTATCACAAAAAAGAACTGAATATAAATGAAATTAATTGGATTAAAAGCAAAATGGAAGAATATAAAATTTTTGAACAAATTAATATGGATTTAAATATTTATACAAATGAAGCCTTAAATGCTATTTTAAAGTATAAAATGGAAGACTTAGAAGATATTGTCAAAAGCATGATAGAAAGGGAGTTTTAA
- the hemA gene encoding glutamyl-tRNA reductase — protein MHYYCISFTHKNTDIATREKLSFSNEDKKRELLKLIHSNNKILESLILSTCNRVEIFLFTGELDKINEHIINTLCILCGVDKTELSTKADFYEDSGAIHHLFSVASSLDSLVIGETQIAGQLKDAYKFSLQEQKCGVHITRAIHYAFKCAAKVRNQTDISKNPISVASVAVAKAKELLNLENKLVVVVGAGEMSELACKHLLNAKAKVLILNRDIQNAKKLCEGLGENVSYESVACLKDTLNKYEVFFSATNAPHAIITNDLLEEKEYKRYFFDIAVPRDIDIKANEKNIVYAVDDLEEVVRKNLTLREHQAQIAYSIVGTMTNDFFQHLSKLATLPLVKQLRLQADKIAKEQLQKAIEKGYLKHSNHEEARKLIKQVMNAFLHHPSVNLKKLSGTMQNDSVVNAMRYVFDLKNENMEGLNLYKCEFNLENNHEI, from the coding sequence ATGCATTATTATTGTATTAGCTTCACACATAAAAATACAGATATTGCTACTAGGGAAAAACTTTCTTTTTCCAATGAAGATAAAAAACGAGAATTACTAAAACTCATTCATTCTAATAATAAAATTTTAGAAAGTTTAATACTTAGCACATGTAATAGAGTAGAAATTTTTCTTTTTACTGGAGAACTTGATAAGATTAATGAACATATTATAAATACTCTTTGCATACTTTGTGGGGTTGATAAAACTGAATTAAGTACCAAAGCTGATTTTTATGAAGATAGTGGAGCAATTCACCATCTTTTTTCTGTAGCAAGTTCTTTAGATAGTTTAGTTATAGGTGAAACTCAGATAGCTGGACAATTAAAAGATGCTTATAAATTTTCTTTACAAGAGCAAAAATGTGGAGTTCATATTACTCGTGCAATACATTATGCTTTTAAATGTGCAGCTAAAGTTAGAAATCAAACTGATATTTCCAAAAACCCTATTTCAGTTGCTTCTGTGGCAGTTGCAAAAGCCAAAGAGCTTTTAAATTTAGAAAATAAACTTGTTGTGGTTGTTGGTGCGGGAGAAATGAGCGAGTTAGCCTGTAAACATCTTTTAAATGCAAAAGCTAAAGTTTTAATTTTAAATAGGGATATACAAAACGCAAAGAAACTTTGCGAAGGATTGGGTGAAAATGTGAGTTATGAAAGCGTAGCATGCTTAAAAGATACGTTAAATAAATATGAGGTATTTTTTAGTGCTACTAATGCCCCACATGCCATCATAACAAATGATTTATTGGAAGAAAAAGAATATAAAAGATATTTTTTTGATATAGCAGTTCCTAGAGATATTGATATAAAAGCAAATGAAAAAAATATTGTTTATGCAGTAGATGACTTAGAAGAAGTGGTAAGAAAAAATTTAACACTAAGAGAGCATCAAGCTCAAATTGCTTATTCAATAGTAGGGACTATGACAAACGATTTTTTTCAGCATTTAAGTAAATTAGCAACTTTACCTTTGGTCAAACAATTACGTTTGCAAGCTGATAAAATTGCTAAAGAGCAGCTACAAAAGGCTATTGAAAAAGGTTATTTAAAACACTCAAACCACGAAGAAGCTAGAAAACTTATAAAACAAGTGATGAATGCATTTTTACATCATCCTAGTGTAAATTTAAAAAAATTAAGTGGAACTATGCAAAATGATTCTGTTGTAAATGCTATGCGTTATGTATTTGATTTAAAAAATGAAAATATGGAAGGTTTAAACCTTTATAAGTGCGAATTTAATTTGGAGAATAATCATGAAATTTAG
- a CDS encoding flagellar protein FlaG produces the protein MDINNIHRDNNNLTHFNNIKNIEKVSLENKQQVNLNEQEENLNEKLKNATEKLNMQMETLGTNVRFAFNDKINEMYVNVTEKDTGKLIRKIPSEEVMKLIEHFKGVIGTIFDKES, from the coding sequence ATGGACATAAATAATATTCACAGAGATAATAATAACTTAACTCATTTTAATAATATAAAGAATATTGAGAAGGTTTCTCTTGAAAATAAACAACAAGTTAATTTAAATGAACAAGAGGAAAATTTAAATGAAAAATTAAAAAACGCAACTGAAAAACTTAATATGCAAATGGAAACATTAGGAACAAATGTGCGTTTTGCATTTAATGATAAGATCAACGAAATGTATGTAAATGTAACAGAAAAAGATACTGGTAAACTCATACGTAAAATTCCTAGTGAAGAAGTTATGAAACTAATAGAGCATTTTAAAGGTGTTATTGGAACTATTTTTGATAAGGAGAGTTGA